A DNA window from Camelina sativa cultivar DH55 chromosome 13, Cs, whole genome shotgun sequence contains the following coding sequences:
- the LOC104736940 gene encoding patellin-5-like isoform X2 — MSQDSPTTTTTPPPPSTSGEELEPKLVTLEAEEALGTPEPNPQLPLMPKLEQPNHVTEEDLEQTHEVTSELEGLNHAAEDSEQTQVMTPERVTLEPKLLNHAADDSEQTHQMTPETVTFEPDDPSEDELEKTETEPSQNLMLEQRRKYMEVEDWTEPELPDAAVLEAAASIPEPKQPDPHAAAPPTTTASSGESRSLADMMNREEAEAEEKPKIQIPRSLGSFKEETNNISDLSEHELNSLHELRQLLQESQDSGKSSIWGVPLLKDDRSDVVLLKFLRARDFKPQEAYSMLKKTLQWRIEFNIEELLDENLGDDLDKVVFMQGQDKGNHPVCYNVYGEFQNKDLYQKTFSDEEKRERFLRWRIQFLEKSIRNLDFVAGGVSTICQVNDLKNSPGPGKTELRLATKQALHLLQDNYPEFVSKQIFINVPWWYLAFYRIISPFLTQRSKSKLVFAGPSRSAETLFKYISPEHVPVQYGGLSVDNCDCNSDFTHDDVATEITIKPATKQTVEIIVYEKCTIVWEIRVVGWEVSYAAEFVPENNEGYTVIIQKPRKMATKNEPVVSQSFKVGEVGRILLTVDNPTSTKKMLIYRFKVKPLPCE, encoded by the exons atgtctcAAGATTCTccaactactactactactccgCCGCCACCTTCAACCTCCGGTGAAGAACTAGAGCCAAAGCTTGTAACTTTGGAAGCAGAGGAGGCATTGGGGACTCCGGAGCCAAATCCTCAGCTACCTTTAATGCCGAAGCTAGAGCAGCCTAACCACGTGACGGAGGAGGATTTAGAGCAGACACATGAAGTGACTTCGGAGCTAGAAGGTCTCAACCACGCGGCGGAGGATTCAGAGCAGACACAAGTAATGACCCCGGAGAGAGTGACTTTGGAGCCTAAGCTTCTCAACCATGCGGCGGATGATTCAGAGCAGACACATCAAATGACGCCGGAGACAGTGACTTTTGAGCCAGACGACCCGTCGGAGGATGAGTTAGAGAAGACGGAGACAGAGCCATCACAGAATTTGATGTTAGAGCAGAGGAGAAAGTACATGGAGGTAGAAGACTGGACAGAGCCGGAACTACCAGACGCG GCGGTGTTAGAAGCTGCAGCATCCATACCTGAGCCAAAGCAACCGGATCCTCACGCGGCGGCACCACCTACTACTACTGCTTCTTCCGGTGAATCTAGATCGCTGGCTGATATGATGAACagagaagaagctgaagcagaAGAGAAACCAAAGATTCAGATTCCTCGTAGTCTCGGCTCATTCAAAGAAGAGACAAACAATATCTCCGACCTTTCAGAACACGAGTTAAACTCACTTCACGAGCTCCGTCAGCTTCTTCAAGAATCACAAGATTCAGGCAAAAGCTCTATATGGGGTGTGCCACTACTCAAAGATGACCGAAGCGACGTCGTTTTGTTGAAGTTCCTAAGAGCAAGAGACTTCAAACCCCAAGAAGCTTACTCAATGCTCAAGAAGACACTCCAATGGAGAATCGAATTCAACATTGAAGAACTTCTCGATGAAAACCTCGGTGACGATTTAGACAAGGTTGTGTTCATGCAAGGACAAGACAAAGGGAACCATCCTGTCTGTTACAATGTCTACGGTGAGTTTCAGAACAAAGATCTTTATCAGAAAACGTTCTCGgatgaggagaagagagaacgGTTCTTGAGGTGGAGGATCCAGTTTCTTGAAAAGAGTATAAGGAATCTTGATTTTGTAGCTGGTGGTGTTTCAACGATCTGTCAAGTAAACGATCTTAAGAATTCTCCAGGACCTGGTAAGACTGAGCTTAGGCTAGCTACCAAGCAagctcttcatcttcttcaagacAATTACCCTGAGTTTGTCTCTAAACAG ATATTCATCAATGTTCCATGGTGGTATCTTGCGTTCTATAGGATTATTAGTCCTTTCTTGACACAAAGGTCCAAGAGCAAACTTGTTTTCGCAGGTCCTTCAAGATCTGCAGAGACACTTTTCAA GTACATTTCACCTGAACATGTCCCGGTTCAGTATGGTGGACTAAGTGTGGATAACTGCGACTGTAACTCGGATTTTACACATGATGATGTCGCTACTGAGATTACTATTAAACCAGCTACTAAACAAACCGTCGAGATTATTGTTTATGAG AAATGCACGATCGTGTGGGAGATAAGAGTAGTGGGATGGGAGGTTTCATATGCAGCAGAGTTTGTGCCGGAGAACAACGAAGGTTATACAGTGATCATTCAGAAACCAAGGAAGATGGCTACGAAAAATGAACCGGTGGTATCTCAGAGCTTTAAAGTCGGGGAAGTTGGTAGGATTTTGCTAACGGTCGATAACCCGACTTCAACAAAGAAAATGCTTATCTACAGGTTTAAGGTTAAGCCTTTGCCATGTGAGTAA
- the LOC104736939 gene encoding uncharacterized protein LOC104736939 isoform X2: MTEPERLGGISLSFPANEEDNVITLSPKTLPRRLRRRLLEPKSPVSAEEIDSKLREADLRRQQYYESLSSKARPKMRSPRSGSIEELSHRLESKLNAAEQKRLSILEKEVARLAKMDEARQAAKNGLEQRVEKERDELESKVEERVLKAEKNRMLLFKAMAQRRAAKRQRAAQSLMQKAIQEKRYKESVRAAIYQKRAAAESKRMGILEAERRRANARLTRVFGAASSVQSQKEAERRKMKDRLEERLQRAKKLKAQYMRRRRGRDSCSSSRSETLRKNQVHLVRMLERCWRRFTKYKKSTYGLASAYNSLGINEKSIESVPFEHFAIQMNSVSVIQTVKELLDRLEIRLTLSQGSNMENINHLLKHIFPPARRGNSPSSMSKGEKKSPNSKKTGYQKLKKIARYPARIFLCAYMIKQHPGAIFRGRGEHEIALVESATYLIREFELLVKIILEGPECTLPDNVSFVAPRPKKFRSQLQAFDKAWCSYLEGFVVWKINDAKLLEKDIASTQEPELSAVSKRTSSPKIVDSGVNLKPLKASPPTSRALFSETDGERESKAPAGSHLPSSSSPGSSNLSPSLNSGSEGISTPNVAANSFDAALASENEVIVNEIVHDNSSSFADSFDTNTGDTSNIQVRVKETMEKAFWDGVMESMKQSQPDFSWVIKLMNEVRDELCEISPKDWRQEIVQTIDTDVLSQLLASGNVDMGYLGNILEFSLGILLKLSAPANEEEIRSTHHKLMTELGEIVPTEGQSNSSYAILMVKGLRFVLQQIQILKKEISKSRLKLLEPLLKGPAGLEYLKKSFSSRHGSPDQACSLLPLTKRWLLSVRGEAEREWKEHKDALSAVTNNHSGSSGLPSTTMRTGGNVSSVSKVHTPSSPFPGIELSECKGETVDLLVHLGLLKLVSEIGGLTVETVPETFQLNLSRLRAIQSQIQKITLVSISVLILQQTLLSDNPAPIDMETITWTCINRLYEMLDAKPDAGLSEIMETLSELLDSNDAETKKQVLANMLLKSLQAGDAVFTHVSQTIYLAIRAAVLTGNNTKRKQLVETMLKKIGAASLSDKVTEVSDILVLVATVSRSVHGLWYEELLKKPN, translated from the exons ATGACGGAACCGGAGCGATTAGGAGGAATCTCCCTGAGTTTTCCGGCGAATGAGGAAGATAACGTAATTACATTATCACCAAAGACTCTTCCCCGGAGACTCCGTCGTCGTCTTCTCGAACCCAAGAGTCCTGTCTCCGCTGAAGAGATCGATTCCAAACTCAGAGAAGCTGATCTCCGTCGTCAG CAATACTATGAGTCGTTATCGAGTAAGGCACGACCTAAGATGAGAAGTCCGAGATCAGGTAGTATAGAGGAGCTTAGTCACAGACTTGAATCAAAGCTTAATGCTGCTGAACAAAAGAG GTTAAGTATTCTGGAGAAGGAGGTGGCTCGTTTGGCAAAGATGGATGAAGCTAGACAAGCTGCGAAGAACGGACTTGAGCAACGGGTTGAGAAAGAGCGTGATGAGTTAGAGAGTAAGGTTGAGGAAAGGGTTTTAAAGGCAGAGAAGAATAGGATGCTTCTTTTTAAAGCTATGGCACAACGGAGAGCGGCTAAGAGACAACGAGCTGCGCAGAGTTTGATGCAGAAAGCTATTCAGGAGAAGAGGTATAAGGAGAGTGTGCGTGCAGCGATTTATCAGAAACGAGCAGCTGCTGAGAGTAAACGGATGGGGATTCTGGAAGCGGAAAGGAGAAGAGCGAACGCTAGATTGACACGTGTGTTTGGTGCTGCTAGTTCTGTGCAGAGTCAGAAGGAAGCTGAAAGAAGGAAAATGAAGGACCGTTTAGAAGAACGGCTGCAAAGG GCCAAGAAACTGAAAGCACAATATATGAggcgaagaagaggaagagacagTTGTTCATCTTCAAGATCAGAAACATTGCGAAAGAACCAAGTGCATCTTGTGAGGATGTTAGAAAG ATGCTGGAGGAGgtttacaaaatacaagaaGTCTACTTATGGCTTGGCTAGTGCCTATAACAGCCTCGGGATCAATGAAAAATCCATTGAGTCAGTGCCGTTTGAGCATTTTGCCATTCAAATGAACTCAGTTTCTGTTATTCAAACAGTGAAAGAATTGCTTGATCGCTTGGAAATCCGACTCACTCTATCTCAGGGATCCAATATGGAGAATATTAACCATCTTCTTAAACACATCTTTCCCCCAGCTCGAAGAGGAAACTCACCCAGTTCCATGAGTAAAGGAGAGAAAAAGTCACCCAATTCCAAGAAGACAGGatatcaaaaacttaaaaagattgCGAGATATCCAGCTAGAATTTTTCTTTGTGCCTACATGATCAAGCAACATCCCGGTGCAATTTTTAGAGGAAGAGGTGAACATGAGATTGCACTAGTGGAATCTGCAACCTATCTTATTCGGGAGTTTGAACTGCTAGTGAAAATTATATTGGAAGGACCAGAATGTACTCTCCCGGACAATGTATCTTTCGTAGCTCCACGTCCAAAAAAATTCAGATCTCAGCTACAAGCATTTGATAAAGCTTGGTGCTCTTATCTGGAGGGATTTGTTGTTTGGAAAATTAACGATGCTAAGCTTCTTGAAAAAGATATAGCCTCAACTCAGGAGCCAGAGCTGTCTGCGGTATCGAAACGTACTTCCTCTCCCAAAATAGTAGACAGTGGCGTGAATCTGAAGCCG ctGAAGGCATCTCCTCCAACTAGTCGGGCTTTATTCTCTGAAACTGATGGAGAACGAGAATCAAAAGCACCTGCAGGTTCGCATcttccatcttcatcttcgccAGGCTCATCAAATTTGTCCCCCTCTTTGAACAGTG GAAGCGAGGGCATTTCTACTCCAAACGTGGCAGCTAATAGCTTTGATGCAGCATTGGCTAGTGAGAACGAAGTAATCGTAAATGAAATTGTCCATGACAATAGCAGTAGTTTTGCTGATAGCTTCGACACTAACACTGGGGATACAAGCAACATTCAG GTGAGGGTTAAGGAGACAATGGAAAAGGCTTTCTGGGATGGTGTCATGGAATCCATGAAACAGTCGCAGCCAGACTTCAGTTGGGTTATAAAACTCATGAACGAAGTTAGGGATGAACTCTGTGAGATATCTCCCAAAGATTGGAGACAAGAGATTGTTCAAACTATTGATACGGATGTGCTGTCACAG TTACTGGCTTCTGGAAATGTCGACATGGGTTATCTTGGAAATATTCTAGAGTTTTCCCTTGGCATTTTGCTAAAACTCTCTGCTCCAGCTAATGAGGAGGAAATCAGGAGTACTCACCATAAATTAATGACAGAACTTGGAGAGATAGTTCCAACTGAAGGCCAGTCAAATTCTTCATATGCCATCTTAATGGTTAAGGGGCTACGCTTTGTCTTGCAGCAGATTCAG ATTCTAAAGAAGGAAATCAGCAAATCTCGTTTGAAACTCTTGGAGCCGCTTCTCAAAGGACCTGCTGGTCTGGAATATCTGAAGAAGTCATTTTCTAGTCGGCATGGTTCCCCAGACCAAGCGTGTTCCTTGCTACCATTGACAAAGCGTTGGCTTTTAAGTGTTCGAGGAGAGGCAGAGAGGGAGTGGAAAGAACACAAAGATGCTCTTTCTGCTGTCACAAACAACCACTCTGGATCATCAGGCCTCCCTTCGACCACCATGCGAACTGGAGGCAATgtctcctctgtttcaaaagTTCATACCCCTTCGTCTCCATTTCCAG GAATTGAACTGTCAGAGTGCAAGGGAGAAACTGTGGATCTTCTTGTTCATCTCGGCCTATTAAAATTGGTGAGCGAAATCGGTGGTCTTACTGTAGAAACTGTCCCTGAAACATTTCAACTTAACCTCTCTAGGCTGAGAGCTATTCAATCCCAAATCCAGAAAATCACTCTAGTCTCCATCAG TGTATTGATCCTTCAGCAAACACTTTTAAGTGACAACCCAGCCCCGATTGACATGGAGACCATTACATGGACTTGCATAAACCGGCTTTACGAGATGTTGGATGCCAAACCTGATGCGGGTCTTTCAGAAATCATGGAGACACTCTCCGAGCTTCTTGATTCGAATGATGCAGAGACAAAGAAACAAGTACTTGCAAACATGCTTCTGAAAAGCTTACAAGCAGGAGATGCAGTATTCACACATGTATCACAGACCATATACCTAGCCATTAGAGCCGCGGTTTTGACAGGAAACAACACAAAGAGAAAGCAGTTGGTGGAAACAATGCTAAAAAAGATCGGAGCAGCTTCTCTCTCGGACAAGGTCACGGAAGTTTCAGACATTCTAGTTCTTGTGGCAACAGTGTCACGTTCTGTTCATGGATTGTGGTATGAAGAATTGCTGAAGAAACCAAACTAA
- the LOC104736940 gene encoding patellin-5-like isoform X1: MSQDSPTTTTTPPPPSTSGEELEPKLVTLEAEEALGTPEPNPQLPLMPKLEQPNHVTEEDLEQTHEVTSELEGLNHAAEDSEQTQVMTPERVTLEPKLLNHAADDSEQTHQMTPETVTFEPDDPSEDELEKTETEPSQNLMLEQRRKYMEVEDWTEPELPDAAVLEAAASIPEPKQPEPQAVLEAAASIPEPKQPDPHAAAPPTTTASSGESRSLADMMNREEAEAEEKPKIQIPRSLGSFKEETNNISDLSEHELNSLHELRQLLQESQDSGKSSIWGVPLLKDDRSDVVLLKFLRARDFKPQEAYSMLKKTLQWRIEFNIEELLDENLGDDLDKVVFMQGQDKGNHPVCYNVYGEFQNKDLYQKTFSDEEKRERFLRWRIQFLEKSIRNLDFVAGGVSTICQVNDLKNSPGPGKTELRLATKQALHLLQDNYPEFVSKQIFINVPWWYLAFYRIISPFLTQRSKSKLVFAGPSRSAETLFKYISPEHVPVQYGGLSVDNCDCNSDFTHDDVATEITIKPATKQTVEIIVYEKCTIVWEIRVVGWEVSYAAEFVPENNEGYTVIIQKPRKMATKNEPVVSQSFKVGEVGRILLTVDNPTSTKKMLIYRFKVKPLPCE; this comes from the exons atgtctcAAGATTCTccaactactactactactccgCCGCCACCTTCAACCTCCGGTGAAGAACTAGAGCCAAAGCTTGTAACTTTGGAAGCAGAGGAGGCATTGGGGACTCCGGAGCCAAATCCTCAGCTACCTTTAATGCCGAAGCTAGAGCAGCCTAACCACGTGACGGAGGAGGATTTAGAGCAGACACATGAAGTGACTTCGGAGCTAGAAGGTCTCAACCACGCGGCGGAGGATTCAGAGCAGACACAAGTAATGACCCCGGAGAGAGTGACTTTGGAGCCTAAGCTTCTCAACCATGCGGCGGATGATTCAGAGCAGACACATCAAATGACGCCGGAGACAGTGACTTTTGAGCCAGACGACCCGTCGGAGGATGAGTTAGAGAAGACGGAGACAGAGCCATCACAGAATTTGATGTTAGAGCAGAGGAGAAAGTACATGGAGGTAGAAGACTGGACAGAGCCGGAACTACCAGACGCGGCGGTGTTAGAAGCTGCAGCGTCCATCCCTGAGCCGAAGCAACCGGAGCCTCAGGCGGTGTTAGAAGCTGCAGCATCCATACCTGAGCCAAAGCAACCGGATCCTCACGCGGCGGCACCACCTACTACTACTGCTTCTTCCGGTGAATCTAGATCGCTGGCTGATATGATGAACagagaagaagctgaagcagaAGAGAAACCAAAGATTCAGATTCCTCGTAGTCTCGGCTCATTCAAAGAAGAGACAAACAATATCTCCGACCTTTCAGAACACGAGTTAAACTCACTTCACGAGCTCCGTCAGCTTCTTCAAGAATCACAAGATTCAGGCAAAAGCTCTATATGGGGTGTGCCACTACTCAAAGATGACCGAAGCGACGTCGTTTTGTTGAAGTTCCTAAGAGCAAGAGACTTCAAACCCCAAGAAGCTTACTCAATGCTCAAGAAGACACTCCAATGGAGAATCGAATTCAACATTGAAGAACTTCTCGATGAAAACCTCGGTGACGATTTAGACAAGGTTGTGTTCATGCAAGGACAAGACAAAGGGAACCATCCTGTCTGTTACAATGTCTACGGTGAGTTTCAGAACAAAGATCTTTATCAGAAAACGTTCTCGgatgaggagaagagagaacgGTTCTTGAGGTGGAGGATCCAGTTTCTTGAAAAGAGTATAAGGAATCTTGATTTTGTAGCTGGTGGTGTTTCAACGATCTGTCAAGTAAACGATCTTAAGAATTCTCCAGGACCTGGTAAGACTGAGCTTAGGCTAGCTACCAAGCAagctcttcatcttcttcaagacAATTACCCTGAGTTTGTCTCTAAACAG ATATTCATCAATGTTCCATGGTGGTATCTTGCGTTCTATAGGATTATTAGTCCTTTCTTGACACAAAGGTCCAAGAGCAAACTTGTTTTCGCAGGTCCTTCAAGATCTGCAGAGACACTTTTCAA GTACATTTCACCTGAACATGTCCCGGTTCAGTATGGTGGACTAAGTGTGGATAACTGCGACTGTAACTCGGATTTTACACATGATGATGTCGCTACTGAGATTACTATTAAACCAGCTACTAAACAAACCGTCGAGATTATTGTTTATGAG AAATGCACGATCGTGTGGGAGATAAGAGTAGTGGGATGGGAGGTTTCATATGCAGCAGAGTTTGTGCCGGAGAACAACGAAGGTTATACAGTGATCATTCAGAAACCAAGGAAGATGGCTACGAAAAATGAACCGGTGGTATCTCAGAGCTTTAAAGTCGGGGAAGTTGGTAGGATTTTGCTAACGGTCGATAACCCGACTTCAACAAAGAAAATGCTTATCTACAGGTTTAAGGTTAAGCCTTTGCCATGTGAGTAA
- the LOC104736939 gene encoding uncharacterized protein LOC104736939 isoform X1: MTEPERLGGISLSFPANEEDNVITLSPKTLPRRLRRRLLEPKSPVSAEEIDSKLREADLRRQQYYESLSSKARPKMRSPRSGSIEELSHRLESKLNAAEQKRLSILEKEVARLAKMDEARQAAKNGLEQRVEKERDELESKVEERVLKAEKNRMLLFKAMAQRRAAKRQRAAQSLMQKAIQEKRYKESVRAAIYQKRAAAESKRMGILEAERRRANARLTRVFGAASSVQSQKEAERRKMKDRLEERLQRAKKLKAQYMRRRRGRDSCSSSRSETLRKNQVHLVRMLERCWRRFTKYKKSTYGLASAYNSLGINEKSIESVPFEHFAIQMNSVSVIQTVKELLDRLEIRLTLSQGSNMENINHLLKHIFPPARRGNSPSSMSKGEKKSPNSKKTGYQKLKKIARYPARIFLCAYMIKQHPGAIFRGRGEHEIALVESATYLIREFELLVKIILEGPECTLPDNVSFVAPRPKKFRSQLQAFDKAWCSYLEGFVVWKINDAKLLEKDIASTQEPELSAVSKRTSSPKIVDSGVNLKPLKASPPTSRALFSETDGERESKAPAGSHLPSSSSPGSSNLSPSLNSAGSEGISTPNVAANSFDAALASENEVIVNEIVHDNSSSFADSFDTNTGDTSNIQVRVKETMEKAFWDGVMESMKQSQPDFSWVIKLMNEVRDELCEISPKDWRQEIVQTIDTDVLSQLLASGNVDMGYLGNILEFSLGILLKLSAPANEEEIRSTHHKLMTELGEIVPTEGQSNSSYAILMVKGLRFVLQQIQILKKEISKSRLKLLEPLLKGPAGLEYLKKSFSSRHGSPDQACSLLPLTKRWLLSVRGEAEREWKEHKDALSAVTNNHSGSSGLPSTTMRTGGNVSSVSKVHTPSSPFPGIELSECKGETVDLLVHLGLLKLVSEIGGLTVETVPETFQLNLSRLRAIQSQIQKITLVSISVLILQQTLLSDNPAPIDMETITWTCINRLYEMLDAKPDAGLSEIMETLSELLDSNDAETKKQVLANMLLKSLQAGDAVFTHVSQTIYLAIRAAVLTGNNTKRKQLVETMLKKIGAASLSDKVTEVSDILVLVATVSRSVHGLWYEELLKKPN, encoded by the exons ATGACGGAACCGGAGCGATTAGGAGGAATCTCCCTGAGTTTTCCGGCGAATGAGGAAGATAACGTAATTACATTATCACCAAAGACTCTTCCCCGGAGACTCCGTCGTCGTCTTCTCGAACCCAAGAGTCCTGTCTCCGCTGAAGAGATCGATTCCAAACTCAGAGAAGCTGATCTCCGTCGTCAG CAATACTATGAGTCGTTATCGAGTAAGGCACGACCTAAGATGAGAAGTCCGAGATCAGGTAGTATAGAGGAGCTTAGTCACAGACTTGAATCAAAGCTTAATGCTGCTGAACAAAAGAG GTTAAGTATTCTGGAGAAGGAGGTGGCTCGTTTGGCAAAGATGGATGAAGCTAGACAAGCTGCGAAGAACGGACTTGAGCAACGGGTTGAGAAAGAGCGTGATGAGTTAGAGAGTAAGGTTGAGGAAAGGGTTTTAAAGGCAGAGAAGAATAGGATGCTTCTTTTTAAAGCTATGGCACAACGGAGAGCGGCTAAGAGACAACGAGCTGCGCAGAGTTTGATGCAGAAAGCTATTCAGGAGAAGAGGTATAAGGAGAGTGTGCGTGCAGCGATTTATCAGAAACGAGCAGCTGCTGAGAGTAAACGGATGGGGATTCTGGAAGCGGAAAGGAGAAGAGCGAACGCTAGATTGACACGTGTGTTTGGTGCTGCTAGTTCTGTGCAGAGTCAGAAGGAAGCTGAAAGAAGGAAAATGAAGGACCGTTTAGAAGAACGGCTGCAAAGG GCCAAGAAACTGAAAGCACAATATATGAggcgaagaagaggaagagacagTTGTTCATCTTCAAGATCAGAAACATTGCGAAAGAACCAAGTGCATCTTGTGAGGATGTTAGAAAG ATGCTGGAGGAGgtttacaaaatacaagaaGTCTACTTATGGCTTGGCTAGTGCCTATAACAGCCTCGGGATCAATGAAAAATCCATTGAGTCAGTGCCGTTTGAGCATTTTGCCATTCAAATGAACTCAGTTTCTGTTATTCAAACAGTGAAAGAATTGCTTGATCGCTTGGAAATCCGACTCACTCTATCTCAGGGATCCAATATGGAGAATATTAACCATCTTCTTAAACACATCTTTCCCCCAGCTCGAAGAGGAAACTCACCCAGTTCCATGAGTAAAGGAGAGAAAAAGTCACCCAATTCCAAGAAGACAGGatatcaaaaacttaaaaagattgCGAGATATCCAGCTAGAATTTTTCTTTGTGCCTACATGATCAAGCAACATCCCGGTGCAATTTTTAGAGGAAGAGGTGAACATGAGATTGCACTAGTGGAATCTGCAACCTATCTTATTCGGGAGTTTGAACTGCTAGTGAAAATTATATTGGAAGGACCAGAATGTACTCTCCCGGACAATGTATCTTTCGTAGCTCCACGTCCAAAAAAATTCAGATCTCAGCTACAAGCATTTGATAAAGCTTGGTGCTCTTATCTGGAGGGATTTGTTGTTTGGAAAATTAACGATGCTAAGCTTCTTGAAAAAGATATAGCCTCAACTCAGGAGCCAGAGCTGTCTGCGGTATCGAAACGTACTTCCTCTCCCAAAATAGTAGACAGTGGCGTGAATCTGAAGCCG ctGAAGGCATCTCCTCCAACTAGTCGGGCTTTATTCTCTGAAACTGATGGAGAACGAGAATCAAAAGCACCTGCAGGTTCGCATcttccatcttcatcttcgccAGGCTCATCAAATTTGTCCCCCTCTTTGAACAGTG CAGGAAGCGAGGGCATTTCTACTCCAAACGTGGCAGCTAATAGCTTTGATGCAGCATTGGCTAGTGAGAACGAAGTAATCGTAAATGAAATTGTCCATGACAATAGCAGTAGTTTTGCTGATAGCTTCGACACTAACACTGGGGATACAAGCAACATTCAG GTGAGGGTTAAGGAGACAATGGAAAAGGCTTTCTGGGATGGTGTCATGGAATCCATGAAACAGTCGCAGCCAGACTTCAGTTGGGTTATAAAACTCATGAACGAAGTTAGGGATGAACTCTGTGAGATATCTCCCAAAGATTGGAGACAAGAGATTGTTCAAACTATTGATACGGATGTGCTGTCACAG TTACTGGCTTCTGGAAATGTCGACATGGGTTATCTTGGAAATATTCTAGAGTTTTCCCTTGGCATTTTGCTAAAACTCTCTGCTCCAGCTAATGAGGAGGAAATCAGGAGTACTCACCATAAATTAATGACAGAACTTGGAGAGATAGTTCCAACTGAAGGCCAGTCAAATTCTTCATATGCCATCTTAATGGTTAAGGGGCTACGCTTTGTCTTGCAGCAGATTCAG ATTCTAAAGAAGGAAATCAGCAAATCTCGTTTGAAACTCTTGGAGCCGCTTCTCAAAGGACCTGCTGGTCTGGAATATCTGAAGAAGTCATTTTCTAGTCGGCATGGTTCCCCAGACCAAGCGTGTTCCTTGCTACCATTGACAAAGCGTTGGCTTTTAAGTGTTCGAGGAGAGGCAGAGAGGGAGTGGAAAGAACACAAAGATGCTCTTTCTGCTGTCACAAACAACCACTCTGGATCATCAGGCCTCCCTTCGACCACCATGCGAACTGGAGGCAATgtctcctctgtttcaaaagTTCATACCCCTTCGTCTCCATTTCCAG GAATTGAACTGTCAGAGTGCAAGGGAGAAACTGTGGATCTTCTTGTTCATCTCGGCCTATTAAAATTGGTGAGCGAAATCGGTGGTCTTACTGTAGAAACTGTCCCTGAAACATTTCAACTTAACCTCTCTAGGCTGAGAGCTATTCAATCCCAAATCCAGAAAATCACTCTAGTCTCCATCAG TGTATTGATCCTTCAGCAAACACTTTTAAGTGACAACCCAGCCCCGATTGACATGGAGACCATTACATGGACTTGCATAAACCGGCTTTACGAGATGTTGGATGCCAAACCTGATGCGGGTCTTTCAGAAATCATGGAGACACTCTCCGAGCTTCTTGATTCGAATGATGCAGAGACAAAGAAACAAGTACTTGCAAACATGCTTCTGAAAAGCTTACAAGCAGGAGATGCAGTATTCACACATGTATCACAGACCATATACCTAGCCATTAGAGCCGCGGTTTTGACAGGAAACAACACAAAGAGAAAGCAGTTGGTGGAAACAATGCTAAAAAAGATCGGAGCAGCTTCTCTCTCGGACAAGGTCACGGAAGTTTCAGACATTCTAGTTCTTGTGGCAACAGTGTCACGTTCTGTTCATGGATTGTGGTATGAAGAATTGCTGAAGAAACCAAACTAA
- the LOC104738304 gene encoding mitogen-activated protein kinase kinase 7-like: MAKLYALKTVNDDMSLTFTRQLTREMEILRRTGSFYIVRCHRIFTETNRWRGFNPHGVYGQRKPIADEVSILCNSFVGTCAYMSPERFDSVAEENSDVYACDISSFVEHFLLLPRGQRHDWVTES, translated from the exons ATGGCGAAGCTTTACGCTCTGAAAACAGTCAACGACGACATGAGTCTGACTTTCACGAGACAGCTAACTCGCGAGATGGAGATCCTCCGCCGCACTGGTTCTTTTTACATCGTACGGTGCCACAGGATCTTCACAGAAACCAATCGCTGGCGAGGTTTCAATCCTCATGGAGTATATGGACAGCGGAAACCAATCGCCGACGAGGTTTCAATCCTCTGCAATTCGTTCGTCGGCACATGCGCTTACATGAGTCCGGAGAGATTCGACTCCGTCGCCGAAGAAAACTCCGATGTATACGCATGCGATATCTCAAGTTTTGTCGAACATTTTCTATTACTTCCGCGGGGACAGAGACATGATTGGGTGACAG AGTCTTAA